In Myxococcota bacterium, the DNA window GATCGCCGACGGGCATCCCGATGCGCCGGATGCCTTCGAAGCCGAGCTCGATCGCAACGAAGAGGAAGCCGAGCTGCGCGCCGAGCTCGCCGCGCTGCGGGACTTCGAGGTGCCGCGATGAGTGCGTTCTTCCCCGACACCGCCGCCCTCGAAAAAACCCAGGCGACCGCAGCGTCGCCGCCGAACACGAGCCCGCCGGAGCCCAAGGAGACTCCGGCGCGCTTCACCGAAGCCTCGCGCATGCTGCGCGCGGCGGGCTCCGTGGCGTTGGTCGCGGCCCTGTCGACCTTCCTGTGGCAGCACTGGGAGGCCGGCAGTGATCTGACCCGCGCGGGAACCCTGCTCGCGCATACCGTGGGCCTGACACTGGCGGGCCTCTTCTGCGGGCTTCGCGCGCGCGACGGCAAGGCCGCGCGGACCTTCCTCGGCCTGGCCGGAGCGTCGTTGCCGATCGTCGCCTGCGTGGGAGGTGGACTCGTCTACTCCCAGCTCGGACCCGAGCCGGTCGCCGGATTGGCCGACTACGCCACCTGGGTGGCGCCGTCACTGGCCACTGCGCTGCTCGCGGGCGCTGGGGCATTCGTCGTAACGATCCCCGTCGCCGCCCTGGCGATGGGGGCCTTCGGCCGACGCTGCCTGGTGCCGCTCACTGCAGCCGCGGTGGCCGGCAACGCGCTCTTGCTCCTACCGACGCGGGACGCCGACGCGATCGCCGTGCTGGCGGGGCTCGCGCTCGTCGGCCTGGGTGCGCTCGAGTGGCGTGTGCTGCGACGCGAGCCCAGCCTGGCGAATCTCGAAGGCGGGATCGCGCGGGCGTTGGTCACCGCGCCGCTGCTCGTGCTGGTCGGGCGCCACATCCTCCACTACGAGGCGTCGGCCCTGTTCCTCGCGGTCGGCTGGTTCAGTGTGGCGCTCGGACTCACGGCGGTCTCCTGGGTGAGCCGCTTGCCCGAGCAAGCGCGGAACGTCGCGCGCTGGAGCGCCGTCGTCCCGGCTGGCTGGGCCGCAGCGGCTTTCGCCGACGCGCTCGGCGGTGCGGGGTTGGCCCAGGGCTTCCTGGTGCCGATGGCGGCGGCGGGCTTTGCGGCCCAGCTCGCGCTGGCTTCGTTCTTCGCCGGTGACGAACCGTGGGGTGCGTCGTTCCGACGGGTGGGCGTGCTCGCCTTCGCCGGGGCGTGCGTCCTGAACCTGGCCCTGGTGCCGGGACTCGTCGCCTCGCTGCTGGCGGGCATCGCCGGCATCGGTCTGCTCGGTTGGGGGACGCTGCGGGATCAGCGTCCGCTGCAGTGGATCGGAGCCGCGTCGGCCCTTGCCGCGGTGGCGGTCCACGTCCAGCACGCGATCGCCCTCTACGCCTGGAGTCGCTGGGGCAGCCTCGCGCTCCTCGGCGTGCTGGTGATCCTCGCGGCCAGCTGGGTGGAGCGCGCCGGGCCCGTGGCCCTGCGGCGCATCGAGATCTGGAAGCGACGCCTGGCGGCCCGCACCTAGCTAGGGCGTGGCCGAGCCCGCGGGCCGCTGGGGAATCGGGCGCTTCTCCAGCGGTCCGTCGGGCAGGGTGCCATCGATGTCGGTGAACCCGTAGCGCTCGGCGACCTCGCGCGACGCGAGCGCGCACCCACTGTGCTCGCCCACGTTCGGATCGGCGGCCAGCGCCGCCACCGCGCGCCCGGTGAAGCGCTGGGACTCACCGCGCACTTTGCCGAGGCCGGTGAGCTGTGCACGGTTGCCCGCGACGCGCTCGGTCAGGACGAGTCCGGGCCAGAGCGACACGACGTGGACGCCGTGGGGCGCCAATTCGTGCGCGGTGTCGGCAGTGATCCGATCGAGGGCGGCCTTGCCGACACCGTAGGCTACGTGCCAGGCGTACTTCTTCGCTCCCGACGAGCTGATGTTCGCGATCAATCCGCGGCCGGCCGGGACCATGCGCTGAGCCGCGAGCGCGCTGGCGACATAGGCCGAGCGGGTGCCGACGCCGATCATGTCGTCCCAGCAGGACAGCGGCGTCTCGTAGAAGGGCTTCCCGGAGGTGAGCTGGCGGGGAATCAAGAACGCGTTGTTGACGAGCACGTCGAGCCGGCCCTGTTCGGCGTCGATCTGCGAGAACACGCGTGCGACCGCATCGTCGTCCCGGTGATCGCAGACCAACGCGGTTGCGCGCCCCCCGGCAGCGGCGACCTCGGCGGCGGTGGCGTGGATGGTGCCCGGCAGGGGCGCGTCCCCCTCGCGCTCGGAGCGGCCGGTCAGGTAGACGGTGGCGCCGGCGGCCGCGAGCTCGAGCACGCAGCCCTTGCCGATCCCGCGGCTGCCGCCGGTAACGAGCGCGACCTGTCCCTCGAGCGGTCCGCTCATGCTTCGTCTGCCACGAGCTTCGCGGCGGCGTCGGCGCAGCGGGTGCCCTCGAAGAAGCGCGGGTTCACGCTGGTGTAGAAGCGCATCGGGTTCGTGCACACGAAGGCTTCGAAGGCGGCCTCGTCGAGGTGACCGTCTTCGACGAGCTCCCAGGCTTCGGCGAGGATGCCGGCCATGTCCGGCACGTCCCAGTGGCCCATGTCCGAGCTGAACATCGCCCGCAGCTGGGCGCCCAGCGGGTTGAGCTCCGTGTTGAACGCCCAGGCGACCATCGGATCGTCGGCTTCGCAGCCGAAGTAGAAGTTCGGCACGAAGCGGTCGCGCACGTCTTCGGCGCGGTCGATCCCGCAGGCGGACCACTCGTCGAGCGTGGGCGGCTCGGGCTCGAGCTTCGTGAAGGACTGGCTCAGGCCGTCCAGATCGGCGCGGAACCGTTCGTCGCCGTACTTCTCGAACAGGTCGATCATCAGGCGCGTGTCGATCCGGGCGGGGTCGAGGTGGTGGATCGTCTCGCGGTTGCGTTTCTCCCAATGGGAGAGCAGGTCGGCGTAGAGCGAACATGCCCAGCCCACGCCGCCTTCGAGGAGGCCGAAGCCGAGCTCGGGGAAGCGATGGGTGACGCCGCCAAGGAAGAGCGATTTGCAGAACGCTTCCATGCTCGCGCCGAAGGAGCCGATGTGGTTGTACATGTAGTTCGACACCGAGCGGCGGGCGCCCCAGCCCATGCCCGGGGTGTGCGAGGCGGGGGACACCCCGAGCTCCACGCAACGTGCCCACAGCGGGTCGTAGTCGTACTCGCTGTCGAGTCCCAGGGTGTCGATCCGCGTTTGGGCGCCGGATCCCCAGTTCGGCACCGACTTGTCGCTCGCTTCGGTCGCGTTGCCGACGGGCCGGTGGATCGCCCCGTTGATCATGATCGCCTTGAAGCCGAGGCCCGCGACCGCGTGCTCGAGCTCGGCGAGCGCCTCGTCGGGCGTATGGGTCGGGATCAGGGCCACGGGCGTCATGCGGTCGGCGTAGGGGAAGTAGATCTCCGCGTGGAACGCGTTGAGCGCGCGGCACGCGACCTGGCGCAGCTCGGCATCGCGCATCGAAAGCGTCGTCAAGCCGCGGCTCGGGTAGAGCACGGTGAAGTCGATGCCGAACTCGTCGAGCCGTTCGTAGAGCAGGCGCGGCAGGTGCGCGGTCGCCCGGTCCTTCGTGTTCGCCGCCGGCAGGCTCCACCAGGACGGACGGGTGGCCCAGATCTCGCGGCGTTGGTCCTCCGAGAGTGCGCTCCACGGGCGCAGCACCATGTCGTCGAAGTCCATGCCGCCGGCGGCCTCGAAACGCGCGGCCAGATCCCCGCCCGCGAGATCCTTCACGTAGTCGAGGAAGAAGCTGCGGAACACCGGCAGGGTTTCGATCAGGTGCCCGTCGGCGTCCACGACGGGGTGCCCCAGTCGGGCGCGGATGTCAGCCGAGGTCATCGGGAGTCCTCCGGGAGTGCGTCGCGCAGCACCGCTTCCGCGTCGCTCTCGTAGCGAGCTCGGTAGGCGGCCTGGGTCACGCGCGGCAGGGTGTCTTCGAGTGCGTTGGCGTCGAAGCCGCCTGCGGCCTCGGGCGCCCCGGCACGGGCGAGCATCTGGGGCAGTCGCGTCCGCAGGCGTTCCAATGCCCACGTCAGCGGATCCCCGTCGGCTACCGGGTCCAGGTGCAACACTTCGTTGCTCTTCGCTCGCCAGTCGACGTAGTGGTAGTGCGGATCCTCGTCGAAGCAGTCGAAGCGCAGCAGTTCGCGAAGTTCGCCGTCGACGGGGCCGCACACGTGGAGCGACACGCCGCGATCGTCGAGCCCGGCGAGGTCGGCGCTGTCGAACCCTTCGGCGGGGGCAGTCGCCGAAGCGGCGGCGATTGCCTCGTTGAGCAGTCGGTACTCCACGCCGATCCGCAGGCTCCCCACGTCGAACCAGCGCGTCTGGGCTTCGACCGGCGGGATCGGCATGACGTCGTAGCGGGTGATGTGGTCGCTCATCGGCGCTCCTCGAGAGGGTTCATTGGCGTTCCTCCAGTCCGAGGGCCTGGGCCGCCTGGGTGCGAAGGGTGCCCTTGGCGATCTTGCCACCGGACGAGCGCGGTAGCTCGTCGACCACCCAGAGATGCTCGGGCCAGGATTCGACGGAAACGCCGGCCTCTCGCAGGTGCGCCGTCAGGGCCTCGAGGTCGAGCGTCTGGCCGGGAAGCAGCTCGACCACCGCACAGACCCGCTCGCCGAAGACCGCGTCCGGAACGGGCACTGCCGCGGCCAGCGCCACCGCCGGGTGGGATCCGACCGCCGCCTCGACCACCGGCGCGCTGATGTTCTTGCCGCCACGGATGATGATGTCCGCGGTGCGACCCACCACCCGCAGCACTCCCGCCGCGTCGATC includes these proteins:
- a CDS encoding SDR family NAD(P)-dependent oxidoreductase, which codes for MSGPLEGQVALVTGGSRGIGKGCVLELAAAGATVYLTGRSEREGDAPLPGTIHATAAEVAAAGGRATALVCDHRDDDAVARVFSQIDAEQGRLDVLVNNAFLIPRQLTSGKPFYETPLSCWDDMIGVGTRSAYVASALAAQRMVPAGRGLIANISSSGAKKYAWHVAYGVGKAALDRITADTAHELAPHGVHVVSLWPGLVLTERVAGNRAQLTGLGKVRGESQRFTGRAVAALAADPNVGEHSGCALASREVAERYGFTDIDGTLPDGPLEKRPIPQRPAGSATP
- a CDS encoding amidohydrolase family protein, whose amino-acid sequence is MTSADIRARLGHPVVDADGHLIETLPVFRSFFLDYVKDLAGGDLAARFEAAGGMDFDDMVLRPWSALSEDQRREIWATRPSWWSLPAANTKDRATAHLPRLLYERLDEFGIDFTVLYPSRGLTTLSMRDAELRQVACRALNAFHAEIYFPYADRMTPVALIPTHTPDEALAELEHAVAGLGFKAIMINGAIHRPVGNATEASDKSVPNWGSGAQTRIDTLGLDSEYDYDPLWARCVELGVSPASHTPGMGWGARRSVSNYMYNHIGSFGASMEAFCKSLFLGGVTHRFPELGFGLLEGGVGWACSLYADLLSHWEKRNRETIHHLDPARIDTRLMIDLFEKYGDERFRADLDGLSQSFTKLEPEPPTLDEWSACGIDRAEDVRDRFVPNFYFGCEADDPMVAWAFNTELNPLGAQLRAMFSSDMGHWDVPDMAGILAEAWELVEDGHLDEAAFEAFVCTNPMRFYTSVNPRFFEGTRCADAAAKLVADEA